The Nostoc cf. commune SO-36 genomic sequence AAAACTCTTTATCAAAATCAATTTTTTGAACGTAGACGCAAACGCGAGAACGTCTCCAAGAGTTACGGCTTGCCGCAGGCTACATCTCGTAGAGAAGCCGTCTAGAGGTAGTTGATATGATAATATGCTCCATATTCTCGTGAGGTGGAGCTTTCCTTGCTTTGCTACAACACTGAAGCACCATTAAGACTTGATCTAGAATTATTAATTTGGGAGAACGCCCAGGTTTTTTATGAGTAGTTTTTTTGTTTAAGGACTTGCAGAAAATAAATTATCGCAAATTATTTGTAGATTTCTAGGGGCGCAAGGCCTTGCGCCCCTACGACGGGATATTTTTTTAACTGGAAGTCCCTTAACTCATAGGAACCATTAACTAATAATTTCTCCGACTAACTCCTGTAAGTTGTTTAAATTTCGTGGAAGATGGTTTTCTGGCTAATGCTCAATGCCCCTCATGAGTGCTGTTAGCGAATAGCTAAGATTTAGCCCGTATCGAGTAGAAAATCTCACTTCTTTACTCAGAACTGGGAACATAGAAAAGAGGAACTGTTTTGCCCAATGCCTTATTAATCAGTAAATTTTATGTCAGAATTAACTCCCATTACCCCAGACCCCAACCCATCTGAGGCAATAGACTCAGTGGCAAATAATCTCAATGAGCAAGCAACATCTGCCGATCGCAATGCGAAAGCTAGGCAGCTACTGGGAATGAAAGGTGCTGCTGCTGGGGAAACTTCAATTTGGAAAATTCGTTTGCAGCTAATGAAGCCGATTACCTGGATTCCCCTGATTTGGGGGGTAGTCTGTGGTGCGGCTTCTTCTGGTAACTATATTTGGACGCTGGAAAATGTGTTGAAGGTAGCAGCCTGTATGCTGCTGGCTGGGCCATTGATGACAGGTTACACCCAAATCCTCAACGATTACTACGATCGCGAAATCGATGCCATCAATGAACCCTATCGCCCAATTCCCTCTGGGGCAATTCCCCTACCCCAGGTAATTATTCAGATTTGGGTATTACTGATTGCTGGCTATGGTTTGGCATTTGCACTAGATGTTTGGTCTGGTCATGAATTCCCAACAATTACAGCGATCGCAATTATCGGTTCTTTCATCGCCTACATTTATTCTGCACCTCCCCTGAAACTCAAGCAAAACGGTTGGCTAGGTAGCTACGCCTTGGGTGCAAGCTATATCACCCTGCCTTGGTCTACAGGACACGCTTTGTTTGGTGAACTGAATTCCACAATTGTGATTTTGACAATGTTCTACAGCTTGGCTGGATTGGGTATTGCCATTGTTAATGATTTTAAGAGTGTAGAAGGCGATCGCCAGCTAGGGTTACAGTCACTACCTGTAATGTTTGGCATTACTACTGCGGCATGGATTTGTGTAGTAACAATTGATGTCTTTCAAGGATTTATTGCAGCTTATCTAGTCAGCATTCATGAAAATTTGTATGCAACAATACTAGTACTGTTAATAATTCCACAAATCACCTTGCAGGATATGTATTTTCTACGCGACCCTGTGAAGAACGATGTTAAGTACCAAGCCAGCGCCCAACCGTTTCTTGTTTTGGGAATGCTGGTAACAGGTTTAGCGCTGGGTCATGCTGGCATTTAACGTGTCGCGGAAGTCCCCACCTTCAATGTACTCATAAGGTGGGGATTGTGAGCGGGGGATGTATGACGAATCCCCAAAATTTTCTGGTAAGATATACACTGTCTTGACCCTTCGGGTTCAAAATCGCTCTACTTGGGGAGACCCCAAGACCGCGTTTTTCACCATCAATGCCCCAAGCGAAAACCAAGCTAATAGGTATATGTTGCAAGAGAAAAATTTGGGTCTTGGGAACCAGGACTCCTGCCCTTGGAGGGAATGTCAGACCAAAAAAACTACAGAGTTTTAGAGGCTATTCCTGATGAATTGGGAAGCTCAGACTTCAGCCGTAGGCAAGTCTAAGTAGTTCACTATACTTCTCAGTAGAGTTATGAATTAGGAGTTAGGAGTTAATATACTTCTAACTCCTAATTTGTATCACCAAATACCGTGCTAGAACTTATATTTTTCCTCATTCACGCGATTCAACCTTTCCTAATCCCAATATGTTTTATCACTGCTTGGACTGTAACTATTCTCGTTATGTTGAGTCTCTGGACGGCGGCGCGAGATAGTGTGACTACAGCCAAACTTATGCATCAAATTCCCTGTAGTGGTTGCCAATTTTTTACCGACAATTACCGTCTTAAATGTACTGTACGCCCATCTATTGCCAATACAGAAGAAGCGATCGATTGTCGTGACTATCAACCCAAGACTAATCCCTATATGTATTAAGAATTGGGGACTGGGGGAGATGAGGGAGACAAGGGCAAAAAGGCAATGACAAATGACTATTAACCAATCTCCAGCAAGATTTTTAAAACACCCCGACTCTGAGCGTGTTTAAAAGCTGCAAGCCCTTCAATAAGGGGATAGGTGGCATGAATCAGGGGTTGCACATCAACTTGTCCCGTGGCTAGTAGCTGGAGGGCTGGGGCAAAGGGGCCACAACGGGAGCCGATGAGGGTGATTTCATCCACTACTAAAGAAGAAACATTTAAGCTGAGGTTGCCAGCATAAGTACTTTTCAGAACAAGCGTACCACGGGGACGGAGGGCGCGACGGGCGATCGCAAATCCTTCTGGGTTGCCAGTACATTCAACTGAAAGATCGAAATAT encodes the following:
- the chlG gene encoding chlorophyll synthase ChlG; protein product: MSELTPITPDPNPSEAIDSVANNLNEQATSADRNAKARQLLGMKGAAAGETSIWKIRLQLMKPITWIPLIWGVVCGAASSGNYIWTLENVLKVAACMLLAGPLMTGYTQILNDYYDREIDAINEPYRPIPSGAIPLPQVIIQIWVLLIAGYGLAFALDVWSGHEFPTITAIAIIGSFIAYIYSAPPLKLKQNGWLGSYALGASYITLPWSTGHALFGELNSTIVILTMFYSLAGLGIAIVNDFKSVEGDRQLGLQSLPVMFGITTAAWICVVTIDVFQGFIAAYLVSIHENLYATILVLLIIPQITLQDMYFLRDPVKNDVKYQASAQPFLVLGMLVTGLALGHAGI